A stretch of Thiovulum sp. ES DNA encodes these proteins:
- a CDS encoding plasmid maintenance system antidote protein → MEHKEAKNEENIVKKTCRELGITQKELAEKIGITEKTVNNWANNRVKIPNNFNRLIELLKIENNCKKIVSAVKNIETSKISLN, encoded by the coding sequence TTGGAACACAAAGAGGCAAAAAATGAAGAAAACATTGTGAAAAAAACTTGCCGAGAACTTGGAATAACTCAAAAGGAGTTGGCTGAAAAAATTGGAATAACTGAAAAAACTGTTAATAATTGGGCTAATAATAGAGTAAAAATTCCAAATAATTTTAATAGATTAATTGAATTATTGAAAATTGAAAATAACTGTAAAAAAATAGTATCTGCTGTAAAGAACATAGAAACAAGTAAAATTTCTTTAAACTAA